The following coding sequences are from one Melanotaenia boesemani isolate fMelBoe1 chromosome 19, fMelBoe1.pri, whole genome shotgun sequence window:
- the rbp4l gene encoding retinol binding protein 4, like, whose product MGSSKLALLLVFVSCVERCLSASCLVDSFSVKEDFDPKRYAGKWYALQKKDPEGLFLQDNISAEYTIDDDGSMTASSKGRVTLFGFWVVCADMAAQYSVPDPTTPGKMFMNYQGLASYLSSGGDNYWVIDTDYDNYAITYACRTLKEDGSCEDGYALVFSRNPRGLPPAIQRVVRQKQDEICMAGEFQPVLQSGAC is encoded by the exons ATGGGATCCTCTAAGCTGGCCCTCCTGCTGGTATTTGTTTCCTGTGTGGAGCGCTGCCTGTCTGCATCCTGTCTTGTTGATAGCTTCTCAGTTAAAGAAGATTTTGACCCTAAGAGG TATGCAGGGAAGTGGTATGCACTGCAGAAGAAAGACCCAGAGGGGCTGTTCCTACAGGACAACATCTCAGCTGAGTACACTATTGATGATGATGGCTCCATGACTGCCTCTTCCAAAGGACGGGTCACACTGTTTGG ATTCTGGGTTGTGTGTGCTGACATGGCTGCTCAGTACTCTGTTCCTGACCCCACTACCCCCGGCAAGATGTTCATGAACTACCAGGGTCTGGCTAGCTACCTCTCCAGTGGAG GTGACAACTACTGGGTGATCGACACTGATTATGACAATTATGCCATCACCTACGCCTGTCGCACCCTGAAAGAGGATGGAAGCTGTGAGGATGGTTATGCCCTTGTCTTCTCCAGGAACCCTCGTGGCCTGCCTCCTGCAATCCAGCGTGTCGTTCGTCAGAAACAGGATGAAATCTGCATGGCCGGAGAGTTTCAGCCAGTCCTGCAGTCTGGGGCCTGCTAA